The Dermacentor albipictus isolate Rhodes 1998 colony chromosome 2, USDA_Dalb.pri_finalv2, whole genome shotgun sequence genome has a segment encoding these proteins:
- the LOC139056442 gene encoding uncharacterized protein — MSGSSRAASAALLGRGIRSTEKPGQDYRMILPTLPTGASVLHTVFLHGDVKARPYRVEHFRDALAQLSLMPEVVALGAYQMNHLWAVTFKDEEGKKRIMAADAFDVKDHRCVVVDPCDRGVRIKLYWLLHGVPDDDVRTALSPFGKVTEITRDRWRVQGCVDKGSTTRTVTIKLKVGVTAEDLPHQLRVAEDVALVHVPGRAPLCLRCRGIGHIRRECRVPRCGLCRRFGHDETQCVRTYATVTGPAMKEDVTDHLMDVVDAVEAAGEGKEIQPSVLTPLKKATTVNEDKPSDGWKDPWDDTVEPTNSTEVEVKEAKETCTSPEVTTGEQHETDDTVMPTSSSAPAKRLHEETDELEEKDQETGNDEPLPKATPGRRPAFKPKPGVPAKRRSTTQTPPR, encoded by the coding sequence atgtcgggctcttcgcgagcggcttcagcggcccTTTTGGGCCGCGGTATCAGGTCAACTGAAAAACCAGGTCAGGACTACCGAATGATTTTACCAACGCTGCCAACAGGTGCGTCCGTTCTGCATACGGTTTTTTTACATGGTGACGTTAAGGCGAGGCCTTACAGAGTGGAACATTTTCGAGACGCTCTTGCACAGCTGTCTCTTATGCCGGAAGTGGTCGCGCTGGGTGCATATCAAATGAACCATCTGTGGGCGGTGACTTTCAAGGACGAAGAAGGGAAAAAGAGGATTATGGCTGCAGACGCGTTTGATGTCAAGGACCACCGCTGTGTGGTCGTCGACCCGTGTGACAGAGGCGTCCGTATCAAGCTCTACTGGCTCCTTCACGGTGTACCTGACGACGACGTTCGCACTGCCTTGTCGCCTTTTGGAAAGGTGACTGAGATCACCAGGGACAGGTGGCGGGTACAAGGATGCGTTGACAAAGGGTCAACCACCCGTACTGTCACTATTAAGCTGAAGGTAGGCGTCACCGCTGAAGACTTGCCCCACCAGCTGCGAGTGGCGGAAGATGTTGCACTCGTGCACGTCCCTGGCAGAGCTCCCCTCTGCCTCCGATGCCGTGGCATCGGGCACATACGACGCGAGTGCCGTGTACCACGCTGTGGGCTTTGTCGTCGTTTCGGCcacgacgagacccagtgcgtCCGAACCTATGCCACAGTGACAGGCCCGGCAATGAAGGAAGATGTCACAGATCACTTGATGGACGTGGTCGACGCAGTGGAAGCCGCAGGCGAAGGGAAAGAGATCCAGCCCTCGGTGTTAACGCCCCTGAAGAAGGCAACGACTGTTAATGAAGACAAGCCATCGGACGGCTGGAAAGACCCATGGGATGACACGGTGGAACCGACTAATTCAACAGAGGTCGAGGTAAAAGAGGCCAAGGAAACGTGCACATCACCAGAAGTGACGACCGGCGAACAGCATGAGACTGACGACACCGTGATGCCAACGTCAAGTAGTGCGCCTGCTAAGAGGCTTCATGAAGAGACGGATGAGCTAGAGGAAAAGGATCAAGAGACTGGGAATGACGAGCCTCTTCCGAAAGCTACCCCGGGACGCCGACCGGCGTTCAAGCCCAAGCCCGGCGTTCCAGCCAAACGCCGTTCTACAACCCAGACGCCTCCGCGTTAG
- the LOC139056443 gene encoding uncharacterized protein, producing MAWAYPARRNIILRLLLHRLCRKRSLYIKEVFDKRPEYGEYHRLSQELRQSDPEYHFKYFRTTKGCFDNLFRGPPTHRRPISPAERLAVTLRFLARGRSAQDIAMSYRMHGLTLSSILKETLPIIWDCLKPLVLARPSEQKWRNKAAEYNYKWNFPNTMGSIDGKRFAVKCPNNSGSDCYNYKGFYSLLILAVADASHRFLMVDIGAQGQFSDG from the exons ATGGCGTGGGCATACCCCGCGCGAAGAAACATTATTCTCCGTTTGTTGCTGCATCGTCTGTGTCGCAAGAGGTCTCTCTACATAAAAGAGGTCTTCGACAAGCGTCCGGAGTACGGCGAATACCACCGCCTCTCACAGGAGCTGCGGCAGAGCGATCCTGAATATCACTTCAAGTATTTCAG AACGACAAAGGGATGCTTCGACAACTTGTTTAGAGGCCCTCCAACGCACAGGAGGCCTATCTCCCCGGCAGAAAGGCTTGCAGTGACACTGAG ATTCCTGGCTAGAGGCCGATCTGCGCAAGATATTGCCATGAGTTACCGAATGCACGGATTGACGTTGTCAAGCATCCTGAAAGAGACACTGCCAATAATCTGGGACTGCTTGAAGCCCCTTGTGCTTGCACGGCCAAGTGAACAGAAATGGCGGAACAAAGCGGCAGAGTACAACTATAAATGGAATTTTCCGAATACTATGGGGAGCATTGATGGAAAGCGCTTTGCTGTCAAATGCCCCAACAACAGTGGGTCTGACTGCTACAACTACAAGGGGTTCTACTCATTGCTTATACTGGCTGTAGCAGATGCTAGTCATAGATTTCTTATGGTTGATATCGGAGCACAAGGCCAATTTTCCGATGGTTAA